gagccaccagagacccaagtatccttcccatgccacacccacagaaccggtagtaaaaaaaaaatgtggatttcaccactgcttctccCCAAACCAAGAAGACCTCAACCCATGTTTAGAAAACATGTTATTGCGACATTGTTCATGGCCCCACGACATCCTCTCTTCCCCAAATACATTACAGGCTGCCCACCTTGCAAGGAGAgcatgggtggggaggggtggggtggaagaCCCCCCCCCGGCCCCTCACAGCAAGAGGAGCCTTGGTCAGGCCGTCTGCTTTGAGTGGGGAGGAACGTCACCtggatatcacctctggctgtggCTTCAACCTCTCTCTGTCCCTTTCTTTTGGGCTCAGTACCATCAGCCACCTCCGAAGTCCCAGTGCCCCAGAGTTTTGAGAGTCCAGGGTCTACTGAAGCCAATTCCTTACAGTAGGCGGTGGCCAGCTGATATTGTGCCGTGGGATGCCCTGTTCTTGTTCAATTCCAACAGTTGTGTCGTCCACACTGGGCACCTCCTTCCGGCTAAAAGGCAGGGAACGCAGGTGGGGGAGAAAACGGTTCAGTTTCACTTTGTCCACTTCCTGGGCTTGGCCCTCCTGGGCTTGTGCCATGGCAAAGGCTGCCCTCGGCTCAGCTTGGCACCGGCCGGAGGGTGGCTCGCACCAGCCGCACGCACTTGTCGAACAGCTGGGCGGCTCCCTCCAGGGAGGCCCGTTCTTGGCGCTTCACTTTGAACGAGGTCCTCGCCCGTTTGCCCGTCAGCCGGTTGGTGAGGTGGCGAGCCGGGGCCAGGACGGCTTTGCCGATGCCGATGCAGCtgcaggaggaagagagagagagagagaaaggttggATCAGCCTTCCTTGCAGGCAGAGCAGGAAGGAAGAGTTGGCTGTTGGACGGGTTTCCccccaaaacaaagaaagaaaaaagaacagccACAGCAGTCAGGAAAGCGAGAGAGAATCTGAATcagaacagagatggaagggaccttggaggtcttctagtccaaccccctgctcaagcaggagaccttatacccgtgatggcgaacttaggGCACGcacgccacaggtggcacgcggaactATTTCTGCAGGCACGTGAGCTGTTGCCCTACACCAGCTCCATCATGCATTCGTGtccgcctcccactggccagctgattttcgggtttcTGCCGTGCATGCGGGAAACGCGTCTACATGCCCATGCTGCaccacccttcccaggagtctccacatggcccgttttggatgccaggtaagtacagggctcgtgcAGAGGCTTCGGGAGGGTTAAAAAACGGACCTACTGGAAGTCCGGAAAccagccatttccagcctctggagggcttccagAGGGCTGGGGGAGGGCGTTTTCACCcttctggaggctccaggaaagcctctggagcctggggaggatgaaaaacgggcctaccggatgtCCAGAAATGGGCAtttccgggctccggaggcttcagggaggcctgttaGGCCCAAActggagcatggggggggggggtttgagcaCACCTGCGTGGTGAGGGGGAAGCATgtgggggggggtcacatgcactTGTGCAGTGGGGCAAGGCAGCACGGAAGGTTTGCGCGCGCATGCTAGCAGTattccggtatttgaggggctgggtcaaattattctccaaagcacctgaaggcaggacaaggagcaacaggtggaaactgatcaaagagaaaaacaacctggaattaaagagaaacttcctaacagggaggacaattaacccgtggaacagcttgccaccagaagttgtgcgtGGGGAGCATTGCATTATGGCCATCGCACATGTGTTTGTGGCAccagaggggagggaaaaaaaggttcatcatcactgccctatgccgtttcagacagatggctatccagtctcttcttaaaaacctccagtgatagagcacccacaacttctggtggcaagctgttccacgggttaattgtcctccctgttaggaagtttctccttaatgccaggttgcttctctctttgatcagtttccacccgttgctccttgtcctgccttcaggtgctttgtagaataatttgactctcccctcttctttgtggcagcccctcaaataccggaatACTGCTAGCAtgacccccctagtccttcttttcttagaCTAGCCAATATGTTAGTCAGAAAAAGGGGTTCCAGCTTTACCTCCTCCTGATCTTTGGCCACCATGGAGGATAGGACGGCATACTTCTCGTCCTACGTACTGGTTGCAAggaatgttctgtcccccctcgcctccgtccgagcgatggcttaattagccggcactatcagctctgacagcaaactagcgagcatctgccaagtgtctctgttatctccctcgacgccgatgagtcacccaggaacaaacagtacttcagctcttagttaatcagttgatttgcctgctaagaagaggcacagcagctctggctgcttttatatcctgtggggtgtggctccatgactcggcacttcctaggcctgccccacccctgcttctgttgttcccgcctctcctgcctacgaaacctagggtccagccaggcctgattgccatcagctgggtctggaggtgtggcctggggggggaaagagtcaggagacggaggcctcgttatctcctccacctggcctgcctctggctcctggagctgagccagggaagccggtgctcccgaggtaagtcctgatggcccttccccctcactttccaaatcactttctggcaggggccccggctcagggggcgcagacacaacaaggaaAGAGTAAGGGCATAGCACGTGCGGATAggagatccccccccccccgtttccctTCCTTCCACTTACTTGGGCCCGCTTTCGTCTCCCATCCGGCAACCTGGGAGGGTCTCCAGGACAAAACATGAAGGGGAGATATAGTGAGACAGGACTTGCTCCTCCACTTCGTTGGGACCCTTCCTCCTGCGCAGGAACCGGGCCAACCtgtgggggaaggaaaggaatgaaactcgcatcaaatcttttttttgggggggagggcaaCCAAGGGGAAAGCCACAATCCAGCCGATGCCTgtgctgacctaggcttcctttgaaaataaacagcacaaacttagtcccggcaaacctctaaTTCAaacggctgtaaattactttcatttaccgtccgcaaggcttgataaacagtctttcagaggaaggttatcaacacccacttaTCTCATGTGgaacgctgccaaagagctaatttccagacggagggcaaggccaaacttggcacagagtcacaaacagaagtttcaactcttgaatcggccagatgaattaattgcttcctgcaaaagctcctgtcccgttcgcttctcttttaagtcttatgggaggggacaatcatctccaagccttactcccaagttgaccctgtttccttaattgttcctgtctcctggcagctctgtgcatgcgcacactgggaacaggctcaggttgttcttctgcctcgttgatctcagactccggaggcagcaaagaactaccagatggccttcttcccctctctgcctccgactcagagccctcgtccgagccttctccagactccaggactggcccacattcctccccaaacCACCTCACTGTccggctctgctggccgctggtgggccacaacaatgcCCTCAAACACTGCAGGCCGAGAAAAAACCCTGGATCCAATCTTCAGCCTCagaggcatggcagggaaagaccCCCTACCAATCTCCGTTAACCTGGTGTCAccctcctccccgcccccccacgGACGGGGAGGAGGACTACAAGTCTCGTGTTGGAGTGGCATACATCGAATAGGGTTGGGAAACTCACAGCTGGTATTCCAAGAAGCCATTGTGTGAATTTGGGATGAAGTGTCAGGTGTCAAACCAGCATCGCATTTTCCGTATAGAGATCACGCTGCGGGCAAGTGACAGCCTGacgttttggggagggggaggagggattcAGTCCTCCGGCTAATCTTTAAATCAAAATGGACCTATTGCTcctcaaaataacagagttgtgttgtgacccaggccccagtaggtaagtaataaacttagtccgtggaaaaacaaactttattcgaacagctgggaattacttcattcccagcatcgttcaactcaaagtaaaacaaatgccttccaacacaaattcctcagttatctcacaaaccttagtccaattaggcaaactgccaaaggcccttcctggcaaacgtccagaagccacaaaaacaaagacgtacacgaagcagaagacgaagcagaagacacagctacaacattgttttcctgcaaagctgaaacactgttgctggtctgttttaagccttctgggaggggccaatcatcctttggccctactcccaagttgtcctctctgcttgagctgctcttgccttctggcagctcttctcatgcatgcattaggaacagtctcctcctgttcctctacctcactactatcagtctctggaggttctggagtccgtacctcacttcccaatggccctggcctcacctcagcctcatcactgtccaactccgttgccagctctgtaggctgctgacggaccacaacaagttggaagggaccttggaggtcttctagcccaacctcttgctcaggcaggagacctaccattccagacaaacctCCAGGGATAAGAGCACTCACCACTTCTAGAGTgacgggggggtgggtgggaaacggACGATGCTTACCGGCGGGTGCAGTTACAATGGAAAAGCGTGCGATCATCGGAGTTGTGGAGCTGGTACTTGAACTCGTTGGGGCCAATCTGGAAGGGGCATTGGTCCAGCCGTTGGTAGCAGCGGCATCTCCGCGACAGGCCTAGAGAGACAAAAAAAGAGGCCCAGTTCAGTTGGAGAATCAAGGCGCAGAAGCCGCTCACCAAACTCTTCCCACCATTTGCCACGGATGGCCCAACTGGGGGAAAGTCAGGAGCAGGGAATCTGCAATGCAAGCCCGCCCATCCACTCCCCCTatttttgggagtggggggggctTCCCACTGATTACTATTTGGGCATCTGATTTAGCCATTGGGAAtatcggtgtggctcaggctgtaagaagcctgttattaaacacagctgcctgcaattactgcaggttcaagccccaccaggtccaaggttgactcagccttccatcctttataaggtaggtaaaacgaggacccagattgttgggggggcaataagttgactttgtaaatatacaaatagaatgagactattgccttacacactgtaagccgccctgagtctttggagaagggcgggatataaatgtaaacaaacaaaaaaatatcaactccccttttcttccaatcccttgattgattgattgattgattgattgattgattgattgattgcctttTCGTAATTTCCTGTAGccactctttaatttttaaccaatatttacgggtTTCgaggcaggaccaccacatatggtaatatgttccctttttatttttacatttccagcatatagggctcattttgggatacattttcgctaatctcgaagggggtagatgccacctgtagaacattttatatgcattttctttatatgctgctgattttgttaatttataatttctgttccatatgttctcccagtctgataaatttatattatgtccaatattttgagcCCGTGCAATCATACATTCTTTCACTACTacatcttccaattctacttccagcaaatatttataaatatgggtaatatttttttttgtctggccctagtaaaattttatctaattgttgtagtttaagatatattccatattcttttatatcttgtttataTCGATTGCTTGCCTTTTAAGCCTGGGATCTTCTCACTAGATTTCCGGCTGAGCTTCACTCGAACCCAGGAGTTGCCCTTTTGGGAATTCCCAGTTGGCACGGCCAAGGGAAGCTTTGTAGGggcaaaaataaatttttttaaaaaaatcacagggCCCCCATAGCAGAGGGGTGGATTGGAACACAGGCCTCCCAGTTCCTTGTCTAATTCTTAAGCGTAGACTGTCCGCATAAAGCCATCAGGTtgaaaaacacaaaaaaagtTTTCCTTTTGGCAAAGCTTTAAAAGGGCCCCTGTTccgtccccctcgcctcagtccgagcgatggcttaattagccggcactatcagctctgacagcaaactagcgagcgtctgccaagtgtctctgttatctccctcaatgctgatgagtcaacaaacagtacttcagctctagtcaagcagttgatttgcctgctacgaagaggcatagcagcccttgctgcctttatatcctgtggggtgtggctccatgactcagcacttcctgggcctgccccacccctgcttctgttgttcccgcctctcctgcttacgaaacctagggtccagccaggcctgattgccatcagctgggtctgaaggcgtggcctgagtggggggaagagtcaggggacggaggcctcgttatctcctccacctggcctccctctggctcctggagctgagccagggaagccggtgctcccgaggtaagtcctgatggcccttccccctcactttccaaatcactttctggcaggggccccggctcggggggtgcagacacaacagcccCGCTTGTTAATTTCAGAGGCAACCAGCAAACATTTTACCAGTTCCTTCCTAAGTTATCCTACATTTAAGTGGCCCCGGAAGGAATACTCAGGCTGTGGCTTGGCTTACCTGGTCTTGGCTTGGAAACCTGGCCGTGTCCTGCAGAAGGGCCAGAGACGGGCCTTTTTCCCTCCCGTGTCTCGTTGGAGAAGgcatcttcgacaggaaggacaactGGATGATGTGTGCTGAGAATCTCACCATCCATCTTGATGGGACCAGGCTCCAACGTAGTTTGAAGGGCAGTTGACTTTGGCACAGTCTCCTCACCTGGAGAGCTTCTTCCGGGGAGGTGAGTGGCTTGATTCATCTTGGAGATTGGGATGAGTGAGATGATGGGATCTTGGGTCTCAGAACTTGGTTTTTTAACCTTCTTTCTCCGTATTTTTCTGCCTTTCGAGCCGAATTTTCGATGCCGTCTCGGCTGGAGAGTCGATGTGATAGCATCGGCGTGCTCGATGGGTTGATATGGACTTGGATCCACCAAGTGAGCCAGTGGCATCATGCCATACTTCTTACACCTAGCATAGGAGAGAGAGAAACCAGGCGCTCTGCTCAGTCTTCGCATTTTTCCACCACACTTTTGCCTAGGTTATGCAATTCAGCCCAGTCTTGCTGTTGCGCGATGCGCCGAGCCCAAAATTAAGCGCAGAGGCAGGTTTTACACAAGACACGGGACTATATTGTGGATGGGCAGTTTGCAAATCATCTGTTGTGCAAACTCAGCtccgtgttgtgacccaggccccagtaggtagtaggaaactcagtcagtgtaaaaacaaacaaactttatttaaacagttgagaattacttcattctcagtagtccaactaaattaaagcgaattcctcccaacacaaattcctcagtcctatcgcaaaccttggtccaattaggcaaactgccaaaggcctttcttggcaaaagttcacaaGACggcgatacaaaacaaatgcaacaagacaaagctatcaacgttgttttccggcaaagagcccaaacgccattgctggtcttttaagccttatgggaggggccaatcatctgggcatggagggggcagggattttggctaccggttcctcgaaccacccgctgccatcgctactggatcgggcaatccggtctgaaccaggagcatttcacccccaggTTGGGCCCCATggaggtcgtaagtcaaggagtcTCTTTTCTCAGTACATTTCCTCACCCGCCTGGCTTACTCACCCTCCCCACCAATGCCATTCAAGGCAGTCCTCCTTCTCTTTCAGGTCGAAGCACGGAATTTCCAGCAGGTTGAAGAAACTGGTCCCGATGAAGTTGGAGATGGTGTCGTTGAGGTTCTTCAAGCAATCTCGGAACCTGTGGAGAGCCAGAGGGAAGAACATTTCGTTCGACACTTCCTGCTTTCAGGCTGGCATGTCCCATATGCCAGTCTCCGTGTGCTTTGGACTACACCTCCCAGCATCCCCCACCGGCAGGGGCTCAACAGTGCAAAAGAGGGACGGGAATgggaaagtctgtagagattctcagtcctccaagtcatggttgtcccaaaagtgcttttttcaagactttctggtttttcttttgaagacgtttcgcttctcagccaagaagcttcttcagttctgaccggatggtgaggaatggaaggatttatgctccttgcagacagctggtcatttgcatcctttaagaGGgtaattgaggccacttggaggtttatctgtgtcctcaaggtcacctccaagtggcctcaacaactctctaaagggatgcaaatgaccagctgtctgcaaggagtataaatccttctgttcTCCACCATCCGGTTATGCTGTGATTTAGGTCCAAGtacttattaccagacacaattagTCCTAAAAAACgtagtttattagaacagctgagaattacttcattctcagcttagtccaaattaattcccaaaacaaagtccttcagaaaaagtccttcggccttatcacagacctttgtcttctttggcaccctgccaaaggcttttcttggcaaagccccatgaagttcagaaacaagagacgccgactagaaaccaatgtagcaacgttgctttcctacaaagagcccaagagccgttgctgctcttttaagccttatgggaggggccaatcaactcctggccttactcccgagtcgtcctttttgcttgagctgctcttgccttctggcagctcttctcacgagtgcagtaggaacaggctcctcctgttcctctgcctctctgctgtcagcctctggcggctccggagtctgtgcatcactcccagatggccctggccccatctctgcctccgacgcaaaactctcatccaggccttcccgtgactccaggactggcccataatcctccccagcctcctagctgactccgctgccaactccgcaggctgctggcggagctgaagaagtttcttagatgagaagcgaaacattttccaagaaaaactgggaagtccagttgcctctcgacAAAGCCTACCTCTGGGACAATGATGGCACTGTGAACTCAATAGACTGGGATGGTGCCAGGTTGGATCAAGGCCAGTTCAAACCGCAAGCGTCACAGGAGCCTGTACTCACCTGTTGTCGCAGCTGCAGTGAGAAATGGTGTGGAGCCGATAGTTACGCATGCCGTACTTGAATCCCAGGGCAGAGATATGGGCGTCACACTTGTCATGTTCACGGCAACACACATCCGGGCCCTGGAAAACCCCTGCGACAGAAGAAACTGAGATTAGACGAAAATCCCACTGGGGATTTCACCCGGAGCCTCCTCTGAACAAGGCTAGAGAATAAGAgaaggacagagttggaagggaccttcgaggtcttctagtccaaccccctgctccggcAATGCTATAGGCCTATGATGGTGAGCCTATGGCCCGcacgccacaggtggcacgtgaagccgtatctgtgggcacgcaagcattgtcctagctcagctccagcgcaccagctgattttcgggattTCCTGGCCCACCGaaagctgtttctggcctctggagggcctccgggtgggggggagggcgtttctgccctccccaggctcctagaaagtctctggagcctggggagagcgaaaaacgggcctaccaggcctctGCCAAAAGCAGAGGGAGCGTGGGTGGTGGGGGTGTTGCCCCGTGCTCTGCcccgtgacggcaaaaaggttagccatccgtGATaccgggtttcctgcttgagcagggggttggactagaagacctccaaggtcccttccagattcgaTTCCGATTCGGATTCTCTCTTACTTTCCTGTCTGTTACGGccgctattatttttattattattattatttaattattatttaattattattattattactttcctGTCTGTTAAGGCTGCTgttatgggtgggtgggtggggggaacccaTCCAAATGCCAACTCTTCCTTCCCGCTCTGCCCACAAGGAAGGCTGATCcaacttttctctctttccctcaatGCAGCT
This genomic stretch from Ahaetulla prasina isolate Xishuangbanna chromosome 15, ASM2864084v1, whole genome shotgun sequence harbors:
- the PLA2G3 gene encoding group 3 secretory phospholipase A2; its protein translation is MRNYRLHTISHCSCDNRFRDCLKNLNDTISNFIGTSFFNLLEIPCFDLKEKEDCLEWHWWGGCKKYGMMPLAHLVDPSPYQPIEHADAITSTLQPRRHRKFGSKGRKIRRKKVKKPSSETQDPIISLIPISKMNQATHLPGRSSPGEETVPKSTALQTTLEPGPIKMDGEILSTHHPVVLPVEDAFSNETREGKRPVSGPSAGHGQVSKPRPGLSRRCRCYQRLDQCPFQIGPNEFKYQLHNSDDRTLFHCNCTRRLARFLRRRKGPNEVEEQVLSHYISPSCFVLETLPGCRMGDESGPNCIGIGKAVLAPARHLTNRLTGKRARTSFKVKRQERASLEGAAQLFDKCVRLVRATLRPVPS